The segment CTCGGAGGATAAATCCGAGAAGAATTTGCCGGCCATCCCGGTAAAGGACACGCCGAACAAGCGGCCTAGCTCCTTGGATACCGCGTCACTCGTCGGCTCACCGGCAATATTATATTCGCCAAGCAGCGTGGTGCCTCTGGCGTAGCTGTTCGATACCCAAGCGATCTCGTCCCGGGTGAGACCGGATATTCCCGGCTCCTCTACTCCACTCTCTCTGGAGCCTCCGGTGCCGTAGGCATCCAGCAGATAGATCATGTCGGGCACGTTATTGATCTGCAGCGGCTTATGAACAAGCTTGCCATTGCTCAGGGCATTGCCGGAGTAATCCGTATCCATGCTGTAGGCCTTGCCGGTCTTGGGATTGTCAATCCGCTGATGATTCAGCACCCAGTACAGCCCGCGCTGTTTGCTATAATCCAGCTGTGGCTTGTCCTTGCTGTCCTGCAGAATCGGGAAGGTCTTGTTGACCACGACGACATCCAGCGCCTTGGCCGGTTTCAGCAGCCACCAGACAAAGGGCGTAAGAACTAGAATGACAAGCACTGCGAGCAGGATATAGCGAAGCTTGAAGGCTCTGTTCTTCATGTCTTCCTACTCCTTTACCGTGGACAGGCCCTTAAAGCCTTCCTGCAAAATATAATAGGACGGCTTCAGCCTCTCATGGTAGCTAGGTCGCTCCCAATCCTCCCAGGTATAGCGGGACATCGGCACGTTCGAAGGGGCATTCTCATCAGGCTGCATAATGCCAATGTGAAAGCTGTCTGTCTTTAATGAAGCGATGGTTCCACGTGCATGCATGTCATCCATGATCATTTTGCGCGAAGGGTCCATCACATTGAGGAGCTGCCATGGAATACGGATCTCCAGCTGGCCGTCCTGGTAATAGAAATCGCTCAATGAGTTATACTCCGGATGCTCCGGATTGCTGATGCCGTACAGCAGCTTCCCCGTCTCATAGCCGGTAAACGGAATAACTTCTCCGCTTGTCGGAATCTTGATCTGCTTGTTCAGCGCAAGGAAGATGGGATTGAACAGGCCCGAGTTCTTGGTATGATATTCAGCCTGTCTTTCTAACAGATCCGTCAGCACCGCATAGCGGAAATAATAATTGTCATAATAGGCATCGACAAGCAGGCGCGAGTTGTCCGGCCCCTGAATCTGCAGCACAAAATCCGCGGCCTCGCTGAAGGATACCTTCATATCCTTCATCCCGTCATTGCCCTGCCCCGATATCGTGTCCATCGGCAGCAGCAGCGTATCCTGCTCAAAATTATAATTCTCGGCTTCCACCCTAAAATACATATAAGCTTCATCACTCCGGACGTACAGCTTCAGCCGCTCATCCTCGTAAAAAGGCTTCTCCCCCTGCCACTCCATCGCATTTCCGTCTACCTCCACCAGATTGCCCGGGCTGCCCGGGTCAAACGCCAGCAGGCCGAAATGCTGCTCGTTGGTCTGCGTGTTGCTCCAGAACGGACGGGAGTCCGGCAAATCCAGATCATTGTTATTCCAGGTTCGCTTGAACCATTCATCCTGCCAGGCAAATACAATGCCTCCGGCGAGACCTGCATCATGAATATCGGTCATCATGTGCATAATCATATCGCCCTGGGTCTTTTCATCAATAAAGCCCTGGTTAAAGCCGGTCACCCTGTTCTCATGAGCCTTACCGCGGGAGGCTGGAATGCCGAACTCGGAGATGACAATCGGAATGCTGTGCACCTGCTTCAGGTCCTCCAGATAAGCACGGTAGGGGTTGGCTTGTCCCCGCTCATCCATATATTCAATGTATTCCTTCTGAAAGCTAAAGGTGTCCGGGTAGTATGGATACACGTGATACGATGCAAACATCCCCGTCTCATAGGATTCCTTGGTCTTGATATGCTCGACATTAACCTCTACCAAATCCTCGTTCGGATAAGGCTCGCTTGAATGCGTCAGCGGATCGGTAGTAACCCAGTTGGAAAAGGCCACCGGACGCTGCATTCCATACTTCTCCTGCTCATAGGCCATAATGCCGTCGCCCATCTCGGCCAGGAAAATTTCAAACGGGGAGGCATTCTCTGTAAAAAGGTGCTTGCCCTCAAATTGGTCACGTGCTGTATTATTTTCATCTGTGCCCACTACAAAAGCCGGCTCCCATTCGATCCCCAGGATCCAGCCGATCACATAGCTTGATACATCCGATGTATACGTTCCATCTGCATGCCCCTTGTTCGGAGCCAGATAGCGGTCACCGTGTAAAATATCTACGATTTCCTTCCCGCTGCGGATCACATCATTCACAATTTTGTCTTCTTCGCCAAACGCATCCTCAATCGTCAGGATGTCATTCTCATCTACCCACACCCCGTGAATGAGGTACAGGGGATCCTTGCCGGCAGCCTCATTGCTCTGGTTAAAATCGAGCAGCGCATTGTAGAACTGTGGTCTGAGCGTGGTGTACACACGAATCGTATTGGCATTCATGTCTGATATGTATTGAAACCAGCGAAGATATTCCTCATAGGTAATCGCCAGCTCACCCGGGAAGGCGCCCGGCTTGCCGGCCCCAATATTGACACCCTTGACGAAAAACGGCTCCCAGCCCGCATTTGTGCGCACATGAAAAGAACCGTTTTCCACTTTGCTGACATAGGGAAACCGGATCTTTTCGGGTTGATCATCGGTTGTGACATCTGAATTTCTCTCAGGTATAAGGACAACGGCAGTCACAAGCCCTGCCAGAAAAATAGACAAGATCAGTAATATATATCTAGCTTTCGACTTCATAAGACACCTCCTACCACATCTTATAGGTAGTAGGACTCAGGTGTCAATATGCGAAGATGTGAATAAGTATGCCAAAACATCATTTAATACCAGATTGACAAACTTTTTCTGAAAACAACTACTTCATTTCCATCCAGCTTTCATAGTGATGAATCGCGATCCCGTGGAAGGCAGGATCCTTCTTATATTTCTGGTAAACCTGCTCCAGCTGTCCATACATATATTCCTTGCCATCTCCATAAAAGGTCACGAAGTCGTTCCCCTCCGGCAGCTTGCCGGTCTCGACGGCAATCACGCCCTGTACCCCATACTTGCGAAACAGCTTCATCTCTGCCGCAGCGACTCCTGCAACGCCATCATTCAGGAAGGCCGTATCCCGATAAGCCATAATTGTAATATGCTTCACATGGCCGCAAACCCATTCTGCGACATTGCCCTTGCCATATTGATTGTTATATGGAATGCCATACAGCCAGAACGGAATATCAATCTCGAACACGAGATCATGCCGGTCCGTATAGTCCTTAAAGGTCAGCATCATCGTCTGGTAGTTTGTCCACAGCATGTTCTTCTTCTGCTCGTACTTGTCATGGCCGTAAGGCTCCACGTCCAGGTGAATGCCTTTGAACTTTTCTTCCGGAGCGGCCTGGTTCTGATATGTCGTCAGCCATGACAAAAAAGCCTGCTGCAGCTTGGGACCATTCCGGTCCGCCCAATACGGACTGCCGTCAAGAGCATGGACTGCAATGCCGGCCGCATGAGCCTTGCGGATAAATCGCTGATACACCTCCAGCTGAATATCAGTCTGAATCTGAAGCTGGAGCACATCCACATGGTGACTGACCAGATTGGAGATCACGGTCTCCTGTTGCTCTTCCTCTACAATGGTGGCCGTATCCCACAGCCAGGTTGAGATCGTCGTCGACTGGTCAAATCGGGAGGCTGCCTCCGCCCCGGTCAGCCCAAACCATGCGGTCATCGCAAGGGAGAACTTCAAGATAATACTTAATCTGCGCATGTCTGTTCACCATTTTCCTTAAATTGTGTGTTCTACTCTAATATCGTCTATGTCTAGCCTCTGCATTAGACCTGGCTATCATTATAGTTTATGCCTCTAGCATGTGATGTGCTTGTTTAAGAGCCTGCTAGTCACTATGCTTTCTTTCCATAAACCGATATCCGATGCCCGGTTCAGTAACAATGTACTGAGGCCGGGTAGAGTCCTGCTCCAGCTTCTTTCGGAGATGGCCGACATAAATGCGCAGATAATGACTTTCCGCTTCATAATGATGCTTGCCCCACACCTGCTGCAGCAGCTGCCGCTGCGTCATGACTCTTCCTGCATTCAAAGCCAACACTTTAAGAAGATCGTATTCTGTGGGCGTAAGCTTGATTCTTTTTCCCCCCAGCTCGACATGTCGATGTGCCAAATCCAGGGTCAAGCCCTCAAACTGCAGCACCGGCTCCTGAGCGGTCCTTGCTGCATGGCGCAGGGCGACGCGAATGCGTGCTATAAGCTCCCCCATGCCAAAGGGCTTTGTAACGTAATCATCTGCTCCTCCGTTCAGCATTTCAATCTTCGTTTCTTCCCGCTCCTTCGCTGTCAGCACGATAATCGGAACCGTTGTCCACTCTCGCAGCCGTTCCATCACTTCCAATCCACTCAGATCAGGCAGACCCAAATCCAGCAGAATGAGATCAGGAAGGCAGGTCGAAGCCTTCTCCAGGCCTTGAATGCCCGTCTCCGCTTGAACAACCTCGTATTCGTGAGCCTGCAGCGCCACGTTTAACAGCCTTCGAATCTGCAGCTCATCATCAATAATCAGCACTCTGGCTCCTTGCCCGGTACTCATCAAGCTTCACTCCTGGTTTATGGTACGAGGGGCACCGCCGTGCAGCGGTCATGAACCGGAAGGCGAACGGTCACGGTAAGTCCTTGTTGATCGTTCGTCTCGGCCTTAATGCTCCCCCCGTGAAGATCAATAATTCCTTTGCAAATAGCCAGGCCAAGCCCCGTTCCCGGTACATTTTGGCTATGCTTGGCACGGTAAAACTTATCAAAAATCCTCTCCTGGTCGGATTTATCAACCCCGATCCCTTCATCAGCAATCCTGATATTCATAGAGCCCTGCTCCAAGCGAACGTCTACAGTCACTAGGCTGTAATCGTGGGAATATTTGAAGCTGTTGCTCAAAATGTTGACCAGCACCAGCTCCAGCAGTCCCTGGTCCCCGCGAAGCCATCCCAAATCCGGCTGAAGCCTAATGTGCAGCATCCGGTTCCGCTGAAGCTCCTTCACCTGATGCTGCACCACGCCGACAATATCTTCGATGTCGCACCAGCTTTGCCTCAGCTGCAGCATGCCGCTTTCGAGCTGTACCATCCCTAGAAGATTGGAGACCAAGCGGTTCATACGCCTCGCCCCTTCTTCAACCGTGCTCAGGAGCTCTAAGCGGTCGCTGGAAGAGAAGATGCGCTCCCCCTCAATGAGAGCCGTCACAGAGCCGGTAATGGTCGCCAGCGGAGTCCGAAGCTCATGGGAGACCGAGTCCAGGATGGCGTTACGGAGCTTCTCTGACTCTGCTGTCAGCTGGGCAAGCTTGGCCTCCTCGCTTAGCCGGATTCTGGCCATGGTGTTGGCCGCCAAGCCTGCCAGTGCCTCCAGCAGCGGCCGTGCATCTTCCGCCAGCTTTTTCCCTTTCAAGTTCACCGCCATGACGCCGAAGATGCTGTCCTCAGAAGAAATCGGCAGAAACAGACCGGATGCCTCCGGTAAAGTCTCCGCGCCCCGGCCTGCTGTCGTTCTATGCGTGAACACCCACTCTGCAAGGACGGCTTCTTTCTCCGTAACCTCCCAGCGGGAGAAGCCCGGCGCCTGAACGACCCGCTCCAGTCCTCGCCCTTCATGGACTAGGTAAAAGGCAGTTTCACATTCCACATGCCGTGCAATCTGTGCCGATAAGCTGGCCAACAGAGACGGAATCTCTGTCAGCTGGCCCATCTCCTTACTAAGTGCCAATAACAGGGCCGTTTGTGCTTCTCTTCTTTTGGCGTACTGCAGCTGCTGCTTTAACCGGTCTGCCAGGCTGGCTGTCAATCCGGCCACCGCAAGAAAAATAACAAACGAAATCAAATACCGCAGATCCTCCACGGTGACACTCAGCACCGGCGGCACGAAGAAAACGTCAAAAGCCAGGACGCTCAGAGCCGCCGCATACAAAGAAGGTCCCTTGCCCGCATAAACAGCGCTCAAGAGGACCGGTAATAAATAGATCAGGGCAATATTGACCAGATCAAAGGAAAATCCAAGCATCCATAGCAAGAAAGTAAGACTGGCCACCAGCAAAGTGACGCAGGCATATGCACCTGCTGTTCTTCGATAACTCATATCATTCCCACCTCGAACCAGCGTCAGCAACATCATATACATTTTATGTCAATATGGCAATCTTTTCGATACGGTGCGCCCATCAAATGCTAGTTCATGATTCTTTGATGAATTCCAGCCGTCTGCAGAACGACCAGAATATCCAGATGTCGTGCATGTTTCAAGAGCGGCTTGACCAGACTTCGCGACAGCACGCCGGATCCTCCTGATCCGGGGGTATGCCCAATGACAATTTGAGTGCAGCAGCAGGCGCGGGCCTGATATAACAGCTCCCGAACAGCTTCACGGCGATGTTTCGCTTGCAGCACCTCAAACCTGCCGCCAAGACGCTCGGAAAGCTCCTCCAGCTTCAGGCAGCGCTGCTTCTGCTCTGCCGTAAGCTCTTGCGTGGTAACCAGCAAGACGCGCCAGCTGGCTTTCAGCCGAAAGGCAATACGGAAGCCGTGACGAATCAGCCGTTCTGCGTGCTCATTCGGGGTCAGCACGACCAGAATAGCTTCTTGCCCCCGCCAGGGCCCCCTCAGGGAATAGCCCTCTTCCCAGGCCTCCAGCCGTTCATCTACATCATCCGCCAGCTCCCGGAGGGCCAACTCTCGCAGTGCAATCAGATTGCCCATTTTGAAAAAATGCTGCAGCGCCTGCTCTACCTTGTCCATAGCGTATACTTTGCCTTCTCGTATCCGCTGACGCAGGGCGTCCGGTGCTACATCCACCAGCTGAACCTCATCGGCGAGCTGAAGCAAGCCATCAGGCACCGTTTCCCGCACCTTGACACCCGTCAGATGCTCCACTCGGTCTTGAAGACTCTCAAGGTGCTGTACATTCATTGTAGAAATGACCGAAATGCCTGCGTTCAGAATATCCTGAATATCCTGATATCTCTTTTGGTTGCTGCTTCCCGGTACGTTGCTGTGTGCCAGCTCATCAATCAACACGACCTCGGGATTGCACTCCAAGATAGCCGATACATCGAGCTCCTCCAGCAGAGCCCCGCGGTAAGCGATGACCTTTCGTGGGAGGACCGGCAGGCGTCCGACTTGATCCGCCGTCTCCTGTCGTCCATGGGTCTCCAAGAATCCCACCACGACCTTAATGCCTTTCTCACTCCACAAATTTCCTTCCTTCAGCATGGTGTACGTTTTGCCTACACCTGGGGCGGCACCGATATAAACCTTAAATTTTCCCCGCGTAATCTGATGAATGCGCTCTTGGATTTCAAGTCCGCTAAGACGCCGGTAGGAGTGATGAGCAGGTGCAGTCACGCTGGGCGCTGGCAGAATCCGCTCTCCGTAGTTCTCTGCTGTATCCGCCATAAAGTACAGATCTGCATATTGAAGTCGGTCCAGCAGTGCATGAACCACTGAACCCCTGATCAGCTCCTGCCAAGTGCTTTGCCGGGAATGCCCCAGTACAATTCGGGTCACCCCATGCTTATGCGCATAATCAACGAGAGCCCTCGCAATCTGTCTCCTTGAAGGCAGCTGAAGCTCCTCAAAGCCCGCTTGTAATTTATGCACCAGCTTCAGCAGCGAGCTTTTGAACGTTTCCTGGTCAGGGGTGAGCGGCTTCTGAGCATGTACAAATGTAACCACGGACAAACGGCCATTCAGCCGCTTTGAGATTTGCTGCGCCCGCCGTATATAGATCGATCCGTTCCAGTGATACTGTATAGATACCAAAATATGCTCCGAGGCTCCGGAAGGTCCCCCAAGCCCCTGCTCCTTCCTGTGCTCTACCAGCCGTTCGTTAACCTCTTCCGCTACCAGCCGCAGTGCCAGCTCTCTCAGCTTGGCTAAGTGGCCGGGCTCATGCCAGGCGGCTTCAGGGTGCTCCGTCACAAGGGTGCCGTCGGCCAGGCGGGCCAGAATGGTCTCCGGGGTGACATCAATCAGACGAAGCTCATCCGCCATGTCCAGAATGCGGCTGGATACGGTTTGCCGAATTACCATGCCCGTAAGCTGCTGCGCCCATTGTGCATAACCATGAAGCTCGAATACATTTACGGTTGTAATGACACTGATGCCCTGGCTCAGCAGCTCCTCGATCTCCTGAAGGCGTGTAGGGAGCAAGGCCTGAGGACGGTTCTGATGAGCTAGCTCATCAATTAACACGACCTCTGGACGGCGCTTCCGGATGGCTTCAAGATCCAGATCCTTCTGAAGAGTTCCATTCCGCATCCAGGCAATGCCCTCAATCTGCTCCAGCTCACCGAGCTGCTCCATCGTTTCCTGATGGCGCAGGCTGGTGGCTGTACAGAAGACAACGTCAATGCCTTGTTTCAGCAGAGTATGTCCTTCCAGCAGCATCTGA is part of the Paenibacillus algicola genome and harbors:
- a CDS encoding family 2 glycosyl transferase, giving the protein MKSKARYILLILSIFLAGLVTAVVLIPERNSDVTTDDQPEKIRFPYVSKVENGSFHVRTNAGWEPFFVKGVNIGAGKPGAFPGELAITYEEYLRWFQYISDMNANTIRVYTTLRPQFYNALLDFNQSNEAAGKDPLYLIHGVWVDENDILTIEDAFGEEDKIVNDVIRSGKEIVDILHGDRYLAPNKGHADGTYTSDVSSYVIGWILGIEWEPAFVVGTDENNTARDQFEGKHLFTENASPFEIFLAEMGDGIMAYEQEKYGMQRPVAFSNWVTTDPLTHSSEPYPNEDLVEVNVEHIKTKESYETGMFASYHVYPYYPDTFSFQKEYIEYMDERGQANPYRAYLEDLKQVHSIPIVISEFGIPASRGKAHENRVTGFNQGFIDEKTQGDMIMHMMTDIHDAGLAGGIVFAWQDEWFKRTWNNNDLDLPDSRPFWSNTQTNEQHFGLLAFDPGSPGNLVEVDGNAMEWQGEKPFYEDERLKLYVRSDEAYMYFRVEAENYNFEQDTLLLPMDTISGQGNDGMKDMKVSFSEAADFVLQIQGPDNSRLLVDAYYDNYYFRYAVLTDLLERQAEYHTKNSGLFNPIFLALNKQIKIPTSGEVIPFTGYETGKLLYGISNPEHPEYNSLSDFYYQDGQLEIRIPWQLLNVMDPSRKMIMDDMHARGTIASLKTDSFHIGIMQPDENAPSNVPMSRYTWEDWERPSYHERLKPSYYILQEGFKGLSTVKE
- a CDS encoding response regulator, whose product is MSTGQGARVLIIDDELQIRRLLNVALQAHEYEVVQAETGIQGLEKASTCLPDLILLDLGLPDLSGLEVMERLREWTTVPIIVLTAKEREETKIEMLNGGADDYVTKPFGMGELIARIRVALRHAARTAQEPVLQFEGLTLDLAHRHVELGGKRIKLTPTEYDLLKVLALNAGRVMTQRQLLQQVWGKHHYEAESHYLRIYVGHLRKKLEQDSTRPQYIVTEPGIGYRFMERKHSD
- a CDS encoding DUF4118 domain-containing protein, encoding MSYRRTAGAYACVTLLVASLTFLLWMLGFSFDLVNIALIYLLPVLLSAVYAGKGPSLYAAALSVLAFDVFFVPPVLSVTVEDLRYLISFVIFLAVAGLTASLADRLKQQLQYAKRREAQTALLLALSKEMGQLTEIPSLLASLSAQIARHVECETAFYLVHEGRGLERVVQAPGFSRWEVTEKEAVLAEWVFTHRTTAGRGAETLPEASGLFLPISSEDSIFGVMAVNLKGKKLAEDARPLLEALAGLAANTMARIRLSEEAKLAQLTAESEKLRNAILDSVSHELRTPLATITGSVTALIEGERIFSSSDRLELLSTVEEGARRMNRLVSNLLGMVQLESGMLQLRQSWCDIEDIVGVVQHQVKELQRNRMLHIRLQPDLGWLRGDQGLLELVLVNILSNSFKYSHDYSLVTVDVRLEQGSMNIRIADEGIGVDKSDQERIFDKFYRAKHSQNVPGTGLGLAICKGIIDLHGGSIKAETNDQQGLTVTVRLPVHDRCTAVPLVP
- a CDS encoding histidine kinase, producing MEAFRRKSPEEILQSIQALHKGRLKLVIGPFRGAGKTYQMLLEGHTLLKQGIDVVFCTATSLRHQETMEQLGELEQIEGIAWMRNGTLQKDLDLEAIRKRRPEVVLIDELAHQNRPQALLPTRLQEIEELLSQGISVITTVNVFELHGYAQWAQQLTGMVIRQTVSSRILDMADELRLIDVTPETILARLADGTLVTEHPEAAWHEPGHLAKLRELALRLVAEEVNERLVEHRKEQGLGGPSGASEHILVSIQYHWNGSIYIRRAQQISKRLNGRLSVVTFVHAQKPLTPDQETFKSSLLKLVHKLQAGFEELQLPSRRQIARALVDYAHKHGVTRIVLGHSRQSTWQELIRGSVVHALLDRLQYADLYFMADTAENYGERILPAPSVTAPAHHSYRRLSGLEIQERIHQITRGKFKVYIGAAPGVGKTYTMLKEGNLWSEKGIKVVVGFLETHGRQETADQVGRLPVLPRKVIAYRGALLEELDVSAILECNPEVVLIDELAHSNVPGSSNQKRYQDIQDILNAGISVISTMNVQHLESLQDRVEHLTGVKVRETVPDGLLQLADEVQLVDVAPDALRQRIREGKVYAMDKVEQALQHFFKMGNLIALRELALRELADDVDERLEAWEEGYSLRGPWRGQEAILVVLTPNEHAERLIRHGFRIAFRLKASWRVLLVTTQELTAEQKQRCLKLEELSERLGGRFEVLQAKHRREAVRELLYQARACCCTQIVIGHTPGSGGSGVLSRSLVKPLLKHARHLDILVVLQTAGIHQRIMN